The Aspergillus fumigatus Af293 chromosome 5, whole genome shotgun sequence nucleotide sequence TAATGGCTacaaggagaaagaaaggtgaccaacaacaacatcaaaaCACAGAGATATATTTTGGAGAAAGGAGCCTTGGACTCCGTCAGTCTTGACTCTTGAGGTCTGTCTAAATTAGATTCCAACCTGGACAGTCAAAACTTCCGAGCTGAATCATCTGCACACATGGCAGACTAGCACAAATCTTACATCGGTCTGACTCTCCATGCTTTATGTCTGAGATTCGAGGTTCCCAACGCCGGACTCACATGCAAGGAATGTTGCGTGCGCGCAACTTTAAATTCCTTATTAGCTGCGCACAAGTCTAGATCCCTCAGCGCAAATAGCATGAAGGACGCTCATTCAGAGTCTCGATCTCGATATGGAGGCTGGAGGTGTTCATATCCAACATTAGCAAAGCCTGCTGTGGTATCCGCCTGTTTGGACGATTAACAACCCACGTATTTATGACGAAGGTGAGCGAGAAAGCCTGGCAATTGCTGAGATAAAGGAACATTAGCCGAGGGCATAGAGAGGTCCCTCATCTAGGATTACAAGGGTGTTAGGGATTAGTTACGTGCTGGGGTCCAATTCCACTAAGGTAACTGACAAACCGCAAGTCAGCATCAGCTTTCCGCTGGGGCTCAATGATCCGAAGCTTCAGCTCAGCCTGCCAACGACAATATGGACCAGATCAATCGGCGGATCCTAAAAATAAGACGAGAATCGAGAGCGTGCACGAATGGGGATTGTGGAACCCAAGAGTACGGTGCGAGGGTCGAGCGGCAGCGGATCTTCATGCGTCATCCCAGCCACGGGCGGTTGCCATGGCAGCCCTCCAGCTCGTAAACACCGCATTTTGGAAGGCCGCAGTTTCATGTCACCTGCACTCGTTGTtggagcagcagccatgCTCTGCTCAATTGGGAGGAAACGAGCTGACGAAGTGGCATCCCTTTCATCCTTCAATTGTTCCATATTTCAACCGCACCTTATCCTCTAAACATCCATCGAGCGCATCAATTTACCATCTGTTTATCCGAACCGCACCGCACGTTGCCTGCGAGTCACCTGCAATCGGAAAGACGAAAACTCCGTTCTGCTTTTGATACGTCAGCTGGATCGTTACAGCAGCAGCCCGTACATTGGATAGATTTCTCCCTTTCTGGATCCGCCGGGTACCTCGTGGCAGATTTATTCTCCTAGATTCATGGACATGTCAGGACACATGTATGAAGATAGTGGCTACGCAGCCTCTCGACGCCGTTCGATTGCAACTCCACCACCCTCCATGACTCCAAGACACAATCGGACCCGTAGTCAGAGTGTGAGGGTGAGTAACGGAACTGTCAGCACAAATACCAGTGTCTCAAGTGGAAGGATGTCGGAAGCCACAAACATCACTCAACCGCCAGCGTATTCAAAAAAGTTTGTGGTGGTAGGAGATGGTGGCTGTGGTAAGACATGCCTTCTTATCAGTTATTCGCAAGGGTATTTCCCCGAGGTAAGTGTTTTATCCTTGAACGTCGGATTCGATGAGACTCATCCCTCACTCCTTGAATTTCCGCCTTTCAGAAATATGTTCCTACCGTGTTTGAGAATTATATCACGCAAACCACCCATCGAGCTTCCGGAAAGACAGTCGAACTGGCTCTCTGGGATACTGCTGGACAGGAAGAGTACGACAGACTGCGGCCACTCTCATATCCCGAAACAGATCTTTTGTTCGTCTGCTTTGCCATCGACTGTCCTGCATCGCTAGAGAATGTCATGGACAAGGTATTTTACTCGCCTCTTGTCTTCCCACAACATCTGACCAACATGAACAGTGGTATCCCGAAGTACTGCATTTCTGTCCCACCACGCCTATAATTCTGGTCGGTTTGAAGTCGGATCTGCGCACGAAGAGGACTTGTATTGAACTCCTGAAGACGCAAGGATTGACTCCCGTCACACCGGAACAGGGCGAGACAGTTGCCAGAAGAATGAATGCTTCCTATATCGAATGCAGTAGCAAGGAAATGCGCGGTGTTGATGAAGTTTTCGCATTGGCAGTTGATACCGTCGTGTCTGCCGAAGAACAAGACTGGATGGGCAACAGCCAGAGCAACGgcaccagcagcaaatttggaggaggtggcagTGGTCTCAGGAGCGGCAGCAAGAAGGTTAAGAAGCGTACTTGCAAGATTTTGTAAAtcttgtgcttcttctctccgcTGGCTAGActtttccttgttcttcgGGTCTCCTTACAGCCGATTTCGGGGCCTGGTTGCCTCGACGCCGTGATGG carries:
- the rho4 gene encoding Rho4-like protein; translated protein: MDMSGHMYEDSGYAASRRRSIATPPPSMTPRHNRTRSQSVRVSNGTVSTNTSVSSGRMSEATNITQPPAYSKKFVVVGDGGCGKTCLLISYSQGYFPEKYVPTVFENYITQTTHRASGKTVELALWDTAGQEEYDRLRPLSYPETDLLFVCFAIDCPASLENVMDKWYPEVLHFCPTTPIILVGLKSDLRTKRTCIELLKTQGLTPVTPEQGETVARRMNASYIECSSKEMRGVDEVFALAVDTVVSAEEQDWMGNSQSNGTSSKFGGGGSGLRSGSKKVKKRTCKIL